In the Trueperaceae bacterium genome, CGACAGACGCGCTTCGGCGTTGGCGGCCAACACCTGCGCACCGCGTAGGAGGGTGAACTGCGTGAACTCCTCGATGCGCGCCTGAGACAACCAGTAAGGCAAGACCTCGAGCGGACCGCGCACGGTTCCGTCCGGGTGTTGCCACCGGACCAGCGCTTCGCACCACGGGCTTGCGCCCAGCGTTACGGGGGCGACCGGTTGGTAGAGGAAACGTAGATCTTCTAGACGTTGTCGCATGCTCAGGCTGACACTCGTTGCTCGACCCCGGGGCTTCAGGAACGTGGCTCTTCTGGACTGCTGTGTGCGTGTGACTACCGCTTGGGATGCGCCGCCAGGTGCGCTGGACTAGCCGACGTCGTACTCGCCGGGCTGGTTGCTCGTCTGGGCGATGACGCTGTTGGTCGGGTGGTAGGCGGCGAAGCTGCCGATGGCGATGCCGGCCAGCGTGACGGTGAGGACGAGGGCAGTGGCGATGCTCTTGAGGTTGCGCATGATAGGTAGCCTCCTATGGCCTTGAGGGGAAAGTTACTTCCAGGAGCGCTTCAAAGGCGCTTCACCCGGCGGAGCCCCCGCGGCCGCCCGCGCGAAGCGGGTGTGAAGCGGCGGACCCTTAGCCTGGGTCCAGTCGTCGAAGGACGAGAGGGAGATGGATCCATGGAAAGACAAGAAGCCCTGCGTCTTCTGAATGCCAGCACAGCGTTCGAGTTCCTCGAAGACAAGGTCGTCCTTCGCGACGAGCGCTTGTTGGCGGCCGTCGCCGAGCTGAGGAGCCGTGAGGGGTACGCCCGGAACGCCGATCCCGCTTTCCTCCCGTACTCACCGGAACGGCGCGCATCACCCCGGCTCCTCTGACCGGATCCGGCCGCCACGAACCGGCCACCATGGGCTGACGGCGGCGCGGTGGCAAGGCGGACGCGCCATACGCGCCGGACGCGTACAGTCCGGCCTTGCCTCGGCTCGTGCCCAAGAGTTTTAGGCGAGGGTCCGCCTAGCTGACCCACGTCCGTTCGCGCGTGGCTATCCTTAGAGGTGTGGCTACCTAGGCTGCTGACCGCCCTTGAGGCGGCGGACCGGCCCGTGCTCGCCACGGGCGGCGAGGAGTACGGTGTACCGTTCCTCGTCGCTGCCCTGCGAGAACGCTCCTCCGTGGCGTGGCTAGAGCTGGACCGCGGCACCCGTGGCGACGCGGTCGCGCAAGGCAACGCGCTCGCCAAGGCCGTCAACGCCACGCTCGGCACGTCGCTCCTGGCCGCCGCGCTCCCTTACTCCGCGCACCTCGCGGCCCTCAAGCATCACCGGGACGAGTTACTGCCGCTCTGGCTCGTGCTGACCACGGAGTCGGCCGCGGAGCCCGTCGTCGGCGCGCTGCTCGGGCTCGTCGAGGACGGCTACCGCGTACTGCTCGACCTGCGTGGTGAGGCCGCCGTGCCTCCGGAGCTCGCCGACCGCTGCGCCGTGCTCGGCCCCGACGAACTGCGGGTTCCGTTGGCCGAGGCGGAGCTGCTCGTTCCGCGCGCAGTTGCCCCCGCCGAGCTCGCCGGGTTGTGGCGCTCGGCCGACGGTCGCTTCACGCCGCTCATCCAGCGGGCGCACCGGCTGGCCGGCCTGCCGGCGATCTCCGTGCCCGCCCCGACGGGCAGTCTCGTGCCGAAGGAGCAGGCGCAGCTCGTCGATGCCCCCCTCGCCGTCCAGGCGCTCAGGCGCGAGGGGGAGCTCATCGCGGCCCTCGAGCTCGCCACCCTCAAGGCGCCTGAGCTGGTCGACGACCTCCTGCGGCAGTCGGGCCCGCGCTTCCAGGAGGAGGGGCTGCTGCCAAGGCTGCACCTCCTCCTCTCGGCGCTACCCGAGGCGTACTCACGCAGCGAGCGTGTGCTCGAGTGGCGGCTGGTCGCCGCCCTGGCCGCCTCCGACCTCGCCGGGGTACTGCCGGACGTAGACGCACACTTGGCGGTGCACATCGCGCCCGATCTCAGGGCCAGGCGCGCCGGGGCCATGCCGCGAGAGGACGGCTTCGCGCTGGCCAAGCAGGCCGTGGAGGCGCGCCGCACGCCGCTGACCTTGTGGCAGTACGGCAGGTTGCATCCGGACGACGACGTCGCCCTGCAGGTCCTGCGCGAGTCCGTGCAACTGGCCGACGACGCCGGCACGCCTTTCGACCTGGTGCGCAACGGCGGCATGCTCGTGGCGCGCCTCGCGCAGCAGGGCGACTACGGCCAGGCGGCGCGTTGGGCCAGGTGGGTGCTCGACGTGTTCGACAGGGGAGACGTCCGCGACGGCGCCAGGCGGCTGCAGGTCGTCAACGACTTGGCGATGGCCAGCATCATGACGGGCGACCTGGTCGGCGTGCGCAAGCTCCTCGAGAACGCGACGGTGTTGGCGGAGGGCGGTCTGCCGCAGCTCGCCGCGCTGCTCAAGGGGACGCTCGCCGCCCTCGAGCTCGTAGAGGGTCGCCGGCTCGCTGCGCTCGCGCACGCGGAGGAGAACTACCGGACCAGCTCGCGCCGGACGCGCGCCCTGCACGGTTACGTGCTCGTGCGCGTGCTGCTCGAGCTCGAGGACTTCGAGGCCGCGCGGCGGGTCGCCGTCGACATAGGAGAGCTGGTCGACCCGACGCGGGCGCACGAGTGGGCCGTCTCCCGGCTCGTGCAGGGCATGGTGACCGCGGTGATGGTGGCCGCCGGCGCCGCGGAGGACGCCGCCGACAGTGGTGGCGGTAGGCAGGCTGCGGCCGCCGACGACCTGCTGAGCGCGATCCTCGAGCCGTCCCTCACCGCGGAGCAGCGCCTGAGCGCCGTCCTCCACTACCTGTTGCTCGTGCCGGGGGCGGTCGCGAACCTGCCGGCCGCCACCGCCGAGCTGGCGGTGGCGTCCTCGGCCGCCGCCCTGCGGGTCGCCAGCGGCCCGGAGAAGCACTTCGCGTCCGTCTGGAACACCATCTCCAGGCCGCGCCCCGCGCTACACGTCACCCTGCTCGGCGAGCCGGAGGCCCGCTACCGGGGGAGCGCGCACGCGTTGCCGTTGCGCCTCGCGGAGGTCGTCTCGGCCCTGGTCCTCAACCGTGATGGCATCGACCTGGAGGCGCTCAACGCCTATCTGGTGCCGGAAGGCAAGGAGCCGTTCACCAAGAGCGGGGTCCGCGGCATGATGACGAGGCTGAGGAAGTTCCTCCCCATATCGGACGCCCCCTACGGCTTCGCGGAACCGTTCTCAGCGGACGTGCTCGCGCTGCGGGGCCACCTCGCGAAGAACGAGGTGCGCCAGGCCGTCGCCCTCTACCGTTCCGGGCTCCTCCCGCGGAGCTCGGCGCCGGGCGTCGAGGAGGAGCGCCTGGCCTTGGAGGAGGAGCTGAGACAGGCCGTGCTCGAATCGGCCGATGCCGACGCCCTCTGTGAGCTGGCGGAGCGGCTGGGCGACGACCTGGAGTGCTGGGAGGCGGCCGAGAGGACGCTGCTGCGCGGCGACCCGCGCCTGACCGTGGCCCGGGCGCGCGTCAGGCGGTTGCGGCAGGCTTACCTCTGAACATGGGCGCTTGAACATGGCCGCTTCCACGGCGGCGCCGGCCGGTGGACCGGCTCACACGCTCTGCGCCCTATGCAGCACGCTGTACAGCCCGCCTTGGGCGAGGAGCTCGCCATGCGTGCCCTGCTCGGCCACGCCGGTCTCGTCGACCACCACGATGCGATCGGCGTCCTTGATCGTGGCGAGGCGGTGGGCGATGACGAGGGTGGTGCGCCCGACGGCCAGCTCCATGAGCGACTGCTGGATGGCGCGCTCCGTCTGCGTGTCGAGCGCGGACGTCGCCTCGTCGAGGATGAGGATGGGCGGGTTCTTAAGGAAGATGCGGGCGATGGCGAGGCGCTGCTTCTGGCCGCCCGAGAGCTTCACACCGCGTTCGCCGATGACGGTGTCGAGCCCGTTGGGCAGCTCGGCGATCAGCTCGTCGAGGCGCGCTCGCCGCGCCGCCGCCATGATCTCGGCCTCAGAGGCGCCGAGCTTGCCGTAGGCGATGTTCTCGCGGATGGTGCCCGCGAAGAGGAACACGTCCTGCTGCACTATCCCGATCTGGCGCCTGAGGCTGGCGAGCGTCATGTCGCGCACGTCGATGCCGTCGACGGTGATGCGCCCGGCGGTCGGCTCGTAGAAGCGCGGCAGCAGCGAGCAGAGCGTCGTCTTGCCCGCGCCGGAAGGCCCGACGAACGCGACGGTCTGGCCGGCGGCGATGCTCAGGTCGATGTTCTCGAGCACCGCCTTGCCGCGCGCGTACCCGAATGACACGCCCTCGTAACGGATGTCGCCGCGCGAGCCGGTCACGTCGACGGCCCCGGGGCGGTCGACGATGTCGGGGCGCGTGTCGATCAGCTCCGTGTAGCGCCTGAAGCCGGCGATGCCCTTCGGGTAGGTCTCGATCACGGCGTTGATCTTCTCGAGCGGCCTGAAGAACACGCCGACGAGGAGGATGAAGGCCACGAACCCGCCGTTGGAGAGCGTGCCGTTCACGACGAAGTAGCTCCCGGCCACCATCACGATCAGCTGCGTGAAGCGCATGCTCAGGTACGAGAACGCGTTGGTGGCGGCCATGATGCGGTACGCCTCGAGCTTCGTCGTGCGGTAGGCGTGGTTGTCGTGGGAGAAGAGCTCCCGCTCATGGTCCTCGTTGGCGAACGCCTGCACGACGCG is a window encoding:
- a CDS encoding ABC transporter ATP-binding protein/permease encodes the protein MLRRFFSYYAPYRGLFALDFTSAVVSGVLELAFPLAVQVFIDRLLPTGHWVSIAFAAGALALVYLLNTGLMATVTYWGHMLGINIETDMRRNAFDHLQKLSFGYYDEQKTGHLVARLTKDLEEIGEVAHHGPEDLFIAIMTLIGAFILMFTVSVPLAFITLAVVPFTGWFTVRYGGRMTQNWRAIYDRVGAFNGRIEENVGGIRVVQAFANEDHERELFSHDNHAYRTTKLEAYRIMAATNAFSYLSMRFTQLIVMVAGSYFVVNGTLSNGGFVAFILLVGVFFRPLEKINAVIETYPKGIAGFRRYTELIDTRPDIVDRPGAVDVTGSRGDIRYEGVSFGYARGKAVLENIDLSIAAGQTVAFVGPSGAGKTTLCSLLPRFYEPTAGRITVDGIDVRDMTLASLRRQIGIVQQDVFLFAGTIRENIAYGKLGASEAEIMAAARRARLDELIAELPNGLDTVIGERGVKLSGGQKQRLAIARIFLKNPPILILDEATSALDTQTERAIQQSLMELAVGRTTLVIAHRLATIKDADRIVVVDETGVAEQGTHGELLAQGGLYSVLHRAQSV